The genomic DNA TGTTCAACATGGCCAAGTCGCCGCAAACCTGCAAAGACGGACGCATATTGCTGTTCAGCGATATCGAAGTAAAAGTCTTTGAACTGGAAACCGTTCAGGCAACGCCTGAGAGTCAACAGGACAACGTGTTGTTCAAGCTGGGCAGAAATCTGTTTCGTCTGGGCAAGCTTGAAAAGATTGCCGACCGCGACATTCTGCAACGTCAGTCACAGGGTGGCAGGCCTGACCCGGCGGAAGTGCGCCTGGCTTACCGAATCGGCCTGCGCGAGCGTCTTGAGTTGCCAGGGCAACCCACCGACATGATCTACAGCGGCAACGTGACGGCGTTGATGCTGGATGCCGCCTACGCCGAGGTCATTGCCGCGGAACAGAGCGATGCTCTGATCGAGGAGATGGTCGGACGTCAGTACTGGGCCGATCATCTGAGGCGTAAGTATCCGCAGCGATTTCGCGTATTGAAGGAGGCTCAGGCCAAGACACAAGGCGAATTCGAGGACCGTTATCCTGACCTGAACGATGCCTATCTGGCGGAGCTGGGCACGCTGGAAGTCACGTTCAAGACCGAGGAAACCGCATTACTGGTTGAGCTTAGCAAAGTCGAACGATTGCAGTTCACTCAGTAAACGGTGCAGTGACACCTCGGCCGCCGTGAGGCATGCCGAGGTGTTTTTCCGGATCGGCAGTGCTTTGACTCAGTTGTCGTAACCCAGGTTCGGCGCCAGCCAGCGCTCGGTCACACTCAACTCCTGACCTTTGCGCGAGGTGTAGCTCTGCACCTGATCCTTGTCGACTTTGCCCACGGCGAAGTACTGCGCCTGCGGGTGGGCGAAGTACCAGCCGCTGACCGCTGCCGCCGGGAACATCGCGTAATGTTCGGTGAGGAACACGCCGCTGCGCCCGGCGCGCATTTCTTCAGCTTCCGGGTCGAGCAGGGCAAACAGCGCCGCTTTCTCGGTGTGATCCGGGCAGGCCGGGTAGCCTGGGGCAGGGCGGATGCCGCTGTATTGCTCTTTGATCAGCGCGTCGTTGTCGAGCGTTTCGTCCATGGCATAACCCCAGTGTTCTTTACGCACCTGCTGGTGCAGCCACTCGGCGCAAGCCTCGGCCAAACGGTCGGCGAGGGCCTTGACCATGATCGAGTTGTAATCGTCGCCAGCGTCCTGATAAGCCTTGGCGACCTCTTCAGCGCCGATGCCGGCGGTGGTGATGAAGCCACCCACGTAGTCGGTCACTTCGCTGTCTTTGGGCGCAACGAAGTCGGCCAGCGAGAAGTTCGGCTTGCCGTCGGTCTTGATGATCTGCTGACGCAGGTGATGCAGCTTGGCCAATGGCTTGCCGTCATCGCCATACAGTTCGATGTCGTCGTCATGCACCTGATTGGCCGGCCAGAAACCGAACACCGCACGAGCGCTGATCAGCTTCTCGTCGATCAGCTTGGCGAGCATCTCTTGCGCGTCCTTGTACAGCGCGGTGGCGGCTTCACCGACCACTTCGTCTTCGAGGATGCGCGGGAACTTGCCGGCCAGATCCCACGAGATGAAGAACGGCGTCCAGTCGATGTATTCGGCCAGCACCTTGAGGTCGATGTTGTCCAGCACCTTGCTGCCGGTGAAGGTCGGTTTGACCGGCTCATACGTCGCCCAGTCGAACTGCGGCTTCTTGGCGATGGCGGCGGCGTAGCTTAAACGCTCGGTGCGGGCGCTGCGGTTGGCGGTGCGCTCGCGTACTTCGACGTATTCGGCACGGGTTCTTTCGACAAACCCGGCTTTCAGTTCTTTCGACAGCAATTGCGTCGCCACGCCTACAGCGCGGGAGGCATCGGTCACGTAAACCACCGCGTCGTTGCTGTACTTCGGCTCAATCTTCACTGCGGTGTGCGCTTTGGACGTGGTCGCGCCGCCGATCATCAGTGGCAGGTGGAAGTCCTGACGCTGCATCTCGCGCGCCACGTGGACCATTTCATCCAGCGACGGCGTGATCAGGCCGGACAGACCGATGATGTCGCACTTCTGCTCTTTGGCCACTTGCAGGATTTTTTCCGCCGGCACCATCACGCCGAGGTCGACGATGTCGTAGCCGTTACAGCCCAGCACCACGCCGACAATGTTCTTGCCGATGTCGTGCACGTCACCCTTGACCGTAGCCATGAGGATCTTGCCCTTGGCTTCCGGCTTGTCGCCTTTTTCCAGTTCGATGAACGGAATCAGGTGGGCCACGGCCTGTTTCATCACGCGGGCGGATTTCACCACCTGCGGCAGGAACATTTTGCCTGCGCCAAACAAGTCGCCGACGATGTTCATGCCCGACATCAGCGGGCCTTCGATCACTTCGATCGGGCGGGCGAACGACTGGCGCGATTCTTCGGTGTCTTCGACGATGTGGGTGGTGATGCCCTTGACCAGCGCATGTTCCAGACGCTTGTTGACGTCCCAGTTGCGCCACTCTTCGGTCTCGGCTTCCTTGACGCTGCCGTCGCCCTTGTACTTGTCGGCGATGGCGAGGAGGGCGTCGGTGCCTTCCGGCGTGCGGTTGAGGATCACGTCTTCAACGGCGTCGCGCAGCTCCACAGGGATCTGGTCGTAGATCTCCAGTTGCCCCGCGTTGACGATACCCATGGTCAGGCCGGCGCGGATCGCGTACAGCAGGAACACCGAGTGGATCGCCTCACGCACCGGGTTGTTGCCCCGGAACGAGAACGACACGTTGGACACGCCGCCGGACGTCAGCGCATACGGCAGCTCGTCGCGGATGTAGGCGCAGGCATTGATGAAGTCCACCGCGTAGTTGTTGTGTTCTTCGATGCCGGTGGCCACGGCGAAAATGTTCGGGTCGAAGATGATGTCTTCCGGCGGGAAGCCGACTTCGTTGACCAGAATGTCGTAGGAGCGTTTGCAGATTTCTTTCTTGCGCGCTTCGGTGTCGGCCTGGCCAGCTTCGTCGAACGCCATCACCACCACGGCGGCGCCGTAGCGCTTGCACAGCTTGGCATGATGAATGAACTGCTCGACGCCTTCTTTCATGCTGATCGAGTTGACGATGCCTTTGCCCTGAATGCACTTGAGGCCGGCTTCGATCACCTCCCATTTCGAGGAGTCGATCATGATCGGTACGCGGGAGATGTCCGGTTCGCCGGCGATCAGATTGAGGAAGGTCACCATGGCCTTCTTCGAATCCAGCATCCCTTCGTCCATGTTGATGTCGATCACCTGCGCGCCGGCCTCGACCTGCTGCAGGGCAACTTCCAGCGCTTCGGTGTAGTTGTCTTCACGGATCAGGCGGGCGAACTTGGCGGAACCGGTGATGTTGGTGCGCTCGCCGACGTTGACGAACAGCGAGCTGCGATCAATGGTGAACGGCTCCAGACCCGAGAGGCGGCACGCCTTGGGAATGTCCGGAATCTGCCGCGGCGCATAACCGGCCACGGCTTTGGCGATGGCCTCGATGTGCCCCGGCGTGGTGCCGCAGCAGCCGCCGACGATGTTGAGGAAGCCGCTTTGAGCGAACTCTTCGATGACCTTGGCGGTTTGCGACGGCAGTTCGTCGTACTCGCCGAACTCGTTCGGCAGACCAGCGTTCGGGTGCGCGGAAACGTGGGTGCTGGCCTTGTTCGACAGCTCTTCCAGGTACGGACGCAATTCGCTGGCGCCGAGGGCGCAGTTCAGCCCCACCGAGATCGGCTTGGCGTGGGCCACGGAGTTCCAGAACGCTTCGGTGGTCTGGCCCGACAGGGTACGACCGGAGGCGTCGGTGATGGTGCCGGAAATCATGATCGGCAATTCGAGGTGCAGCTCCTCGAACACGCCTTGCACGGCGAAAATCGCGGCTTTGGCGTTGAGGGTGTCGAAGATGGTTTCGATCAGGATCAGGTCGGCGCCGCCCTCGATCAGGCCTTTGGTGGCTTCGGTGTAGTTCTCCACCAGCTCATCAAAGGTGACGTTGCGATAGCCAGGGTTGTTGACGTCAGGCGACAGCGAGCAGGTGCGGCTGGTCGGGCCAAGTACGCCGGCGACAAAGCGTGGCTTGTCCGGGTTCTCGGCGGTCTTGGCATCGGCAATCTTGCGCGCCAGGCGTGCGCCTTCTACGTTTAGCTCGTAGGCCAGTTCTTCCATGCCGTAGTCGGCCATGGAAATACGCGTGGCGTTGAAGGTGTTGGTTTCCAGAATGTCGGCGCCGGCATCCAGGTAGGCTTTCTCGATGCCACCGATCACGTCCGGGCGGGTGATGACCAGCAGGTCGTTGTTGCCCTTGACGTCACTCGGCCAGTCCGCGAAGCGTTTGCCGCGATAATCCTGCTCTTCGAGCTTGTAGCTCTGGATCATGGTGCCCATGCCGCCGTCGAGTATCAGGATGCGCTCTTTGAGAGCTTGCTTGAGAGCTTGAAGGCGGACGCTGCGATCGGACATTTGGACTACTCGGAAAGACCATTACGAAGGAGCGGGATCATAACAAACCTGTGCGCTTTTGGAGCATGTGCAGGTTTTTCATGAATATCGCTCATGTTGGTACGGGCGTCATACTGTAGAATCGCGGCGTTTTTCTTCAGGGTCGGGATCAGGCACATGTCGTACCGCGTCATCAGCATTGTTTTGCTGTTCTTAAGCTGGGGCGCCGTTGCGCAAGAGCCCTTGACCTCGCCTGTGTCATACACCCGCGATATCCAGCCGATCTTCACCGAGAAGTGCGTGGCCTGCCATGCGTGCTACGACTCTGCCTGTCAGCTCAACCTGGGCAGCGGCGAAGGCGCGGCGCGTGGCGCGAGCAAAATGCCGGTCTACGACGGCGAGCGCACGCAGGCGGCGCCAACCACGCGTTTGTTCTATGACGCCTTCGGCAAACGCGCCTGGCAGCAAAAAGGCTTCTATTCGGTGCTCGACGCCCAGGGCAGTCAGGCGGCATTGATGGCGCGCATGCTGGAGCTGGGGCACCAAACCCCGTTGACGCCCAACGCCAAGCTGCCGGAAGACATTGTGCTGGGCCTGAACCGCGAGAACATGTGCGCGATGCCCGCCGAGTTTGAGGGTTACGCCGGTGCGCATCCAAAAGAGGGCATGCCGCTGGCCGTCACAGGGCTGACCGATCAGCAATACCAGACGCTGCAGCGCTGGCTGGCGTCTGGCGCGCCGATTGACGAACAAGGCCTGGCGCCGAGCGCCAAAGAGGCGTTGCAGATCGTCCAGTGGGAAAACCTGCTCAATACCCCCGGCGCACGCCAGAGTCTGGTAGGGCGCTGGTTGTTCGAGCACTGGTACCTCGCGCACCTCTATTTCAAGGACGGCGAGCCAGGACATTACTTTCAGTGGGTGCGCTCGCGCACACCAAGCGGTCAGCCGATCGATCTGATCGCCACGCGTCGCCCCAACGACGATCCGGGCACCCAGGTGTATTACCGCTTGTGGCCGGTGCAAGGGGTGATCGTGCACAAGACCCACATCACTTATCCGCTGAGCGCGGCGAAGATGGCGCGGGTCAAAAGCCTGTTCTACAGCGGCAACTGGCAGGTCAACGCTTTACCGGGTTACGGCCCGCAGAGCCGGGCCAATCCTTTCTCTACGTTCGAGGCGATTCCGGCGCAGGCGCGCTATCAGTTCATGCTCGATAACGCTGAATACTTCGTGCGCACCTTCATTCGTGGCCCAGTGTGCCGTGGTCAGATCGCCACCGACGTGATCCGTGACAACTTCTGGGCGCTGTTCCAGGCGCCGGAACATGACCTCTATATCACTGACCCGAATTATCGCGGCCAGGCCACGCCGTTGCTGGCCATGCCCGGGCAGAACGACGACGTCGGCAGCGTACTGAGCCTGTGGCGCAACTACCGTGACAAACGAAACGAATACGAAGCCTTGCGCCGCGACAGCTACGCCGATTTGCCGGCACCGAGCTGGTCGACCCTGTGGGCCGGCAACGACAACGCGTTGCTGAGCATTTTCCGCCACTTCGACAGCGCCTCGGTGAGCAAAGGCCTGATCGGCGAGGTGCCGCAAACGATGTGGCTGTTCGACTATCCGCTGCTGGAGCGCACTTATTACCAGTTGGCAGTCAACTTCGATGTGTTCGGCAACGTCTCCCATCAGGCGCAAACCCGCCTGTATTTCGACCTGATCCGCAATGGCGCCGAGCAGAACTTCCTGCGCCTGATGCCCGCCGATTCCCGAGAGGATTACCTCAACGATTGGTATCAGAGCAGCGGCCAGTTCAAGATGTGGCTCGATTACGAAGCCATCGACGACGACAAACCGACCGGCCTGAAGCTGGACGAGAAGAATCCGAAATACGATTTCGCCCAGCAGTTGCTCGCGCGCTATGGCGACCTGAATGCGCGACCGGATCCGATCAATCGTTGCAACGGCGCTTATTGTTCGCGACCGAACATCGATCCGGCGCTGCAAAATGCCGAGCAAGCGCTAAGCCGCCTGGCTTCGCGCCCGGCCGCGGGCCTGAAGGTCATCGATCAGTTGCCGGAGGCCACCCTGCTGCGCGTCGAAACCGCCAGCGGCAAACGTGAGGTCTACAGCCTGTTGCGTAACCGCGCCCATAGCAACGTGGCGTTCTTGCTCGGTGAGTCGCTGCGTTATCAGCCGGGGCTCGACACGCTCACGATCTATCCGGGTGTGCTCAGCAGTTATCCGAACTTCATCTTCAACGTTCCTGCCGAACAAGTGCCGGCGTTTGTCGATGCGATGGAAAGTGCCAAGGACGCCAATCGTTTCGAGAAAATCGTCGAACGTTGGGGGATTCGTCGCAGCCATCCGCAATTCTGGATGTATTTCCACGATCTGAGCCAATACATCCACGAGACCGAACCGGTGGAAGAGGGCGTACTGGACATGAACCGCTACGAGAATCTTTGATCGTTTGAGGCTGGCCTGCTGTCACAGCTTCAGGTAACACACAAATCCCCTGTGGGAGCGAGCCTGCTCGCGAAGGCGGAGTGTCAGGCACCGAATCCATTGAATGTGCCATCGCTTTCGCGAGCAAGCCCGCTCCCACAGGGTGAAGTGGTGTTTTTGGGAATGTGGACAGGAGCCATCGATGTTGATCTCAGTACAGGCCCTGCGTGCGCTCGCCGCGTGGACGGTGGTCTGTCACCACTTCATGCAGATTTTTTTCGATTTCCAGGCGCGTGGGCCGGTCGGTCAGATGTTCATCGACAAAGGCGCGGTAGGGGTCGATATCTTCTTCGTCATCAGTGGCCTGGTGATTTTTCTCTCGACCGAAAACAAGACCCTGCGGCCCGGGCAGTTTCTGCTGTATCGGCTGTTTCGTATCGTCCCGGCGTATTGGCTGTATACGTTGCTGATGGCGTTGCTGGTGGTTTACGCGCAGCCGCTACTGCCCGACCAGACAGTGGACTGGGGTCATTTTCTATCGTCGCTGCTGTTCATTCCCACGGAGAATCCCGGCGGGTACGGCATCTATCCGACATTGAATGTCGGCTGGACGCTCAATTACGAAATGCTGTTTTACGTGCTGTTTGCCTGTGCGCTGGTGTTTCGCTGGCAGGTTCGCTTGCTGGTAGCGGCGGCGCTGCTGTTTAGTGCCTGTCAGGCGTTTGGCTGGATTAATGAGTTCTACCGTGCGGACATCGTTTACGAGTTTTTGCTCGGCATCGGCATCGGCGTGCTCTATCGCCGTGGATTGATCGGCGCGGGGTTGGGGTTGCCGTTGCTGGGGATCATCGGCGCATTGCTGGCGATTTATCACCTGGCGCCGGCGCCGAGGCTACTCAATTGGGGCCTGCCAAGTGCGGTGCTGGTCATGGCGTGCATGGCACTGGAGCGTTATGTCGAGCGCAGTCGGGTGCTCAAGCTGTTGGGCGATTGCTCCTATTCGGTCTATCTGATGCATGTCCTGGTGCTGTCGGCCGGTGGTTTCGTGGCGCAGCGCTTCGGGATCAACCCTTATCTGATGTTCGGCGTGTGCGCTTTGGCTATCGGCGTCGGCTCGTGGTTGAGCTACGAATGGGTGGAAAAACGCAGCTACCGTTGGCTCAAGGCGCAGATTTACGACAAACCCGGCGAGAATCTTTCCCGACAAAAATACTAGGACTTTGTCCGGCGCAATGATTGGCGTAAACTCCGCCACAAGCCTGCGAGGAGTTTCCATGACCGCTATTACCATTACCGACGCCGCCCACGATTACCTGGCCGATCTGCTCTCCAAGCAGAACACCCCAGGCATCGGCATCCGCGTCTTCATCACCCAGCCTGGCACCCAGTACGCTGAAACCTGCATTGCCTACTGCAAGCCGGGCGAAGAAAAACCCGAAGACACGGCGTTGGGGCTGAAAAGCTTCACCGCTTATATCGATTCGTTCAGCGAAGCCTTCCTGGATGACGCGGTAGTCGATTACGCCACCGACCGCATGGGCGGCCAGTTGACCATCAAGGCGCCAAACGCCAAAGTGCCGATGGTCAACGCCGATAGCCCGGTCAACGAGCGCATCAATTACTACCTGCAAACTGAAATCAACCCGGGGCTGGCCAGCCACGGCGGTCAGGTCAGCCTGATCGATGTGGTTGAAGACGGCATTGCCGTGTTGCAGTTCGGTGGCGGTTGCCAGGGCTGCGGCCAGGCCGACGTGACCTTGAAGGAAGGCATCGAGCGCACCTTGCTCGAGCGTATTCCTGAGCTCAAGGGCGTTCGCGACGTGACCGACCACACGCAGAAAGAAAACGCCTACTACTAAGGTGTTCGCTGCGGACATGAAAAACGGCGCCCCGTGAGCGCCGTTTTTTTATGGGTGAAATGTGCCGACGCCTTCGCGAGCAAGCCCGCTCCCACATTTGATCGCATTCCAAATGTGGGAGCGGGCTTGCTCGCGAAGAGGCCCTCATGGGCGATACAAATGTGCATGCCCCGCGCGATATAAAGATGACTCGCTAAACACCTCACTCCCCAACACCCGCCCGACCAGAATCAACGCCGTGCGCCGAAACCCTTTGACGTCAACCTTCTCGGCAATGTCCGCCAGCGTCCCCACTACCCAATCCTGATCCGGCCACGTCGCCCGGTGGATCACCGCAATCGGGCAATCGGCGCCGTAATGCGGCAGCAGTTCAGCGATGATCTTCTCCAGATGATTGACCCCCAGATGAATCGCCATGGTCGCGCGATGCTGCGCCAGACTGGCCAACTCTTCACCCGCCGGCATCGCGGTTTTATCGGCGTAGCGAGTCAGAATCACGCTCTGCGACACATCGGGCAGGGTCAGTTCGGCACCCAGTAACGCCGCACACGCCGCTGTCGCCGTCACCCCGGGAATGATTTCGAATGGAATATCCAGCTCGCGCAAATAGCGAATCTGCTCGCCAATGGCGCCGTAAAGACTCGGATCCCCCGAATGCACTCGCGCTATATCCTGGCCCTTGGCATGGGCGGTTTTGATCAGTTCGATGATCTGTTCCAGATGCAGTTCAGCGCTATTAACCACTGTCTCTGCCTGGTGACCGTCCAGCACCGCCGCCGGTACCAGCGAGCCTGCATAGATGATCACCGGGCAACTGCGGATCAGCCGCTGGCCTTTGACGGTGATCAATTCCGGGTCGCCGGGGCCTGCGCCGATGAAGTAAACGGTCATCGTTGAATCCTTTGGAAAAGAGGTGCAGCCATGCTTCAGATGAAGATCGCTCATGATCGATGGCGGGGATTATCGGGATTTTACGCAGCGCCGGCCAATGCCAGCGTTGCCTGAGCGTATTTTTGCCGGGAAATCAGCAGTTTTGCCGGTGCCTGAATCAACTGTTCAGCGAGCGCCAGTGCGGCACTTTCGGCGACGCCGTAGCAACCGGTGCGTTCGTAGGCGATCTGCGAATGGTGACTGAGCTGCTGTTGATAGCTGGCCAATTGTTCGCTGCTGAAATACAGCAACGGCAG from Pseudomonas baetica includes the following:
- the metH gene encoding methionine synthase; amino-acid sequence: MSDRSVRLQALKQALKERILILDGGMGTMIQSYKLEEQDYRGKRFADWPSDVKGNNDLLVITRPDVIGGIEKAYLDAGADILETNTFNATRISMADYGMEELAYELNVEGARLARKIADAKTAENPDKPRFVAGVLGPTSRTCSLSPDVNNPGYRNVTFDELVENYTEATKGLIEGGADLILIETIFDTLNAKAAIFAVQGVFEELHLELPIMISGTITDASGRTLSGQTTEAFWNSVAHAKPISVGLNCALGASELRPYLEELSNKASTHVSAHPNAGLPNEFGEYDELPSQTAKVIEEFAQSGFLNIVGGCCGTTPGHIEAIAKAVAGYAPRQIPDIPKACRLSGLEPFTIDRSSLFVNVGERTNITGSAKFARLIREDNYTEALEVALQQVEAGAQVIDINMDEGMLDSKKAMVTFLNLIAGEPDISRVPIMIDSSKWEVIEAGLKCIQGKGIVNSISMKEGVEQFIHHAKLCKRYGAAVVVMAFDEAGQADTEARKKEICKRSYDILVNEVGFPPEDIIFDPNIFAVATGIEEHNNYAVDFINACAYIRDELPYALTSGGVSNVSFSFRGNNPVREAIHSVFLLYAIRAGLTMGIVNAGQLEIYDQIPVELRDAVEDVILNRTPEGTDALLAIADKYKGDGSVKEAETEEWRNWDVNKRLEHALVKGITTHIVEDTEESRQSFARPIEVIEGPLMSGMNIVGDLFGAGKMFLPQVVKSARVMKQAVAHLIPFIELEKGDKPEAKGKILMATVKGDVHDIGKNIVGVVLGCNGYDIVDLGVMVPAEKILQVAKEQKCDIIGLSGLITPSLDEMVHVAREMQRQDFHLPLMIGGATTSKAHTAVKIEPKYSNDAVVYVTDASRAVGVATQLLSKELKAGFVERTRAEYVEVRERTANRSARTERLSYAAAIAKKPQFDWATYEPVKPTFTGSKVLDNIDLKVLAEYIDWTPFFISWDLAGKFPRILEDEVVGEAATALYKDAQEMLAKLIDEKLISARAVFGFWPANQVHDDDIELYGDDGKPLAKLHHLRQQIIKTDGKPNFSLADFVAPKDSEVTDYVGGFITTAGIGAEEVAKAYQDAGDDYNSIMVKALADRLAEACAEWLHQQVRKEHWGYAMDETLDNDALIKEQYSGIRPAPGYPACPDHTEKAALFALLDPEAEEMRAGRSGVFLTEHYAMFPAAAVSGWYFAHPQAQYFAVGKVDKDQVQSYTSRKGQELSVTERWLAPNLGYDN
- a CDS encoding fatty acid cis/trans isomerase produces the protein MSYRVISIVLLFLSWGAVAQEPLTSPVSYTRDIQPIFTEKCVACHACYDSACQLNLGSGEGAARGASKMPVYDGERTQAAPTTRLFYDAFGKRAWQQKGFYSVLDAQGSQAALMARMLELGHQTPLTPNAKLPEDIVLGLNRENMCAMPAEFEGYAGAHPKEGMPLAVTGLTDQQYQTLQRWLASGAPIDEQGLAPSAKEALQIVQWENLLNTPGARQSLVGRWLFEHWYLAHLYFKDGEPGHYFQWVRSRTPSGQPIDLIATRRPNDDPGTQVYYRLWPVQGVIVHKTHITYPLSAAKMARVKSLFYSGNWQVNALPGYGPQSRANPFSTFEAIPAQARYQFMLDNAEYFVRTFIRGPVCRGQIATDVIRDNFWALFQAPEHDLYITDPNYRGQATPLLAMPGQNDDVGSVLSLWRNYRDKRNEYEALRRDSYADLPAPSWSTLWAGNDNALLSIFRHFDSASVSKGLIGEVPQTMWLFDYPLLERTYYQLAVNFDVFGNVSHQAQTRLYFDLIRNGAEQNFLRLMPADSREDYLNDWYQSSGQFKMWLDYEAIDDDKPTGLKLDEKNPKYDFAQQLLARYGDLNARPDPINRCNGAYCSRPNIDPALQNAEQALSRLASRPAAGLKVIDQLPEATLLRVETASGKREVYSLLRNRAHSNVAFLLGESLRYQPGLDTLTIYPGVLSSYPNFIFNVPAEQVPAFVDAMESAKDANRFEKIVERWGIRRSHPQFWMYFHDLSQYIHETEPVEEGVLDMNRYENL
- a CDS encoding acyltransferase family protein, whose protein sequence is MLISVQALRALAAWTVVCHHFMQIFFDFQARGPVGQMFIDKGAVGVDIFFVISGLVIFLSTENKTLRPGQFLLYRLFRIVPAYWLYTLLMALLVVYAQPLLPDQTVDWGHFLSSLLFIPTENPGGYGIYPTLNVGWTLNYEMLFYVLFACALVFRWQVRLLVAAALLFSACQAFGWINEFYRADIVYEFLLGIGIGVLYRRGLIGAGLGLPLLGIIGALLAIYHLAPAPRLLNWGLPSAVLVMACMALERYVERSRVLKLLGDCSYSVYLMHVLVLSAGGFVAQRFGINPYLMFGVCALAIGVGSWLSYEWVEKRSYRWLKAQIYDKPGENLSRQKY
- the nfuA gene encoding Fe-S biogenesis protein NfuA: MTAITITDAAHDYLADLLSKQNTPGIGIRVFITQPGTQYAETCIAYCKPGEEKPEDTALGLKSFTAYIDSFSEAFLDDAVVDYATDRMGGQLTIKAPNAKVPMVNADSPVNERINYYLQTEINPGLASHGGQVSLIDVVEDGIAVLQFGGGCQGCGQADVTLKEGIERTLLERIPELKGVRDVTDHTQKENAYY
- the cobM gene encoding precorrin-4 C(11)-methyltransferase; this translates as MTVYFIGAGPGDPELITVKGQRLIRSCPVIIYAGSLVPAAVLDGHQAETVVNSAELHLEQIIELIKTAHAKGQDIARVHSGDPSLYGAIGEQIRYLRELDIPFEIIPGVTATAACAALLGAELTLPDVSQSVILTRYADKTAMPAGEELASLAQHRATMAIHLGVNHLEKIIAELLPHYGADCPIAVIHRATWPDQDWVVGTLADIAEKVDVKGFRRTALILVGRVLGSEVFSESSLYRAGHAHLYRP
- a CDS encoding cobalamin biosynthesis protein; the encoded protein is MTDDSAAPTFVVGLGCQRGCPASTLRALLDQALQAHRIELEAVKALASIDLKRDEPGLQELAAQLALPLLYFSSEQLASYQQQLSHHSQIAYERTGCYGVAESAALALAEQLIQAPAKLLISRQKYAQATLALAGAA